TGCATTCTGCTTTTTTTCTACTATTCTTTCACAGTTGGAATCAACACTAAACTTTAAGCTGGTAATGACCCTGATCTGTTTTGCAGTTAAATCAAGAATCAAGACTTTGCTTGCAGTGGCAAAATACTTGCCCCCAAAAGATATGTTGGCCACAGCAAATGTTCACACTTCATTGATTTTAAatggaagtgtgtgtttgtgtgtgtgtatgcgcgtgTGTGCTTGTGGACTTGCTGTATGTGAGCTGATGAAAGCAGTAAATGTCCTGGATGCTTCCTGTGCTTTGTCACTGCTCGCCAGTGACAGTGGTACCCATTCAACCAGCCCAGGACGTTTCCTTTGCTTTGGAGTACTTTCCTGCAGTGTCCAATGCGAGACCAGCAGCAGGTCAGACACGTATATGTGCTTGTGAATGTAGGCTGACCAGCTCGGTGTAGGGACAGATATACGATAGCCAATAGCAGGTGGACTCATAGAGAACCTTACCTAGCTTCCATTTTCAGCTAGATTTGGACATTTTCCAGCTACAGCCACAAGATATGTCTCTTGTCTTGGCAGTGCTGGACAAGCTGTCATATTTTCTGTCTCTCACAGGGTTTTGTCTTACAGTTGGCTCAAATGAACCTTGACTCAAAGCCAAAAATCTTTTCTAAATTATGATTCAAGGTTTAGGGTTTGATAAAATGCTTATTCAACACCTGGACATCTGAGACTTGTGAGTTTAATTTTCATGTCCCCATTTGAGCCTTTTTAGGGTCACGTGCAGTCTGTTAATGCGGTTGTTCTCTACTATAGGTGTGATCAAAGACAGAAGGCTCCGATCCAACCATCACAATGCGGTGGTGTTTCGTCAGGTTGTACCATGCGTTTGCCATGATGCTGTGTATGTCGGCAGGGGAGGACTTTGACTGGACGAAAACTGAAAGAACATCTTTCTATTTTGGGACCTTTCCGACAGGTAAGAGTCCAAAAAGATCGACCAAACTGTAGTGCagtaaattgtatttatttattgtgttgtttAGTGGTATTTCAATTgctcacaaaacaacacaaaaacatccTTTTAATTTTTCAGCCCCACCTTTGCAATCTAAGTTTGAGGTTGCATCATACCAAATCTGCTTTAACTTCATAGCATGTATGTGCAACAATAATTCGAGTCACTATTACTCAATCTTTCATTAGGGGCGAAAATAAAAGTGGTCAAATCCTGTGGAGTTGGCTaaatacaacaaacaaaaatattggaAGCACCACTGCAAGCTACAAGAATACAATAAAACTGTCAGGCtcggatggaaatggagcaggacaaccaagtgcagcttggaccagggtttattgaagaacgcaaactaacagactcggcaactgacatgacttaacaaaacctaacaacgtgactgaccaaaaagacgtgaaacaaaaagacagggtgacattaccaatgacaggaacaggaaccaaaagacatcatgacatgaacacacaacaatgctccgacagggagtgaggggcagacaggacttatatacatgacaggtaacgagaggcaggtgggaataatcacactgatcatgggcacacaggaggggaggggcgagcacacagacacacgaacaaaactatgacacgatcggggacgagtcgtgacaaaaACAGCATAATACATTGACAATTATTCCCTTTGATGAAAAATGATGCAAAAGAATAATTCGAGTGACATTGATTTTCTCTTCAGGTTTCACCTGGGGAGCTGGCAGTTCTGCTCATCAGACTGAGGGAGCCTGGAATGTTGATGGCAAAGGAATGAGCATCTGGGATGCTTTTTCCCATAAAAAGGGAAAAATATTCCAAAATCAAACCAGAGATTCCTCATGTAATGGTATTTACAAATTTAAGGTGAGAAAACCCACAGAGTTACACTGTAGCTCACCTTATGTTTACGTACGTCTATAGCAGTACAATTTTGTTCCTTCTTTGTGCTGATTGTAAATGTCGGAACAATGCCGTGTCATACAAGGAACAATGAAGcatctaaatcaggggtgtcaacctcatttttttcgcgggccgcattgtagtcatagcttctttctgaGGGCCattattgttagggttttccaggttatctttatcgtaggattatgttggactgtagactataatgattaaccaatcttgtcttgctctcacaacgcagtaaaataaagtggttgcattctctgcttgattgaccagctgcagaggaagcaatcaaagttgttctgtttcccacaacatcgtaaaacaccccctgctctgatttgaccagaggccgggggttcaccaaacctgtccactctcacccccactctgtttctcctaataaatatgcccttgcaggagggagagttttagacctccattcgaacatcgctgcacccacagcgacgaatggactttccacctgcaggtgtctaaaaggacttacttgtctcccgtgtggttcttgcacaaTAAGCTGGAGTCCGCCAATCTCTAacaattatgactgtcaacccaaataaatgtatgagtacctaatattatatacagtaaaagctacaaaacaaactgacaaataactcattcaaataagatgagtaaaaactggtcaaatatttaaaaaaaaaaagataattattaaaaatgaagacaatttgcaattctagtaatgacacaaaattgacaaacaatttgtcttcgcaggccacataaaatgatgtggcgggccgtatctggcccccgggccttgagtttgacacctgtgatctatATCCTTCTAAATAgcgaaaaaatctgaaaataattTCATCTCCAAAAAGGGGAACATGCAAAAAAGTTTGTGGTCAGAGACAAATCGCCACAGTTTGACACACTTTGGAGCCCTTAAATCATTCCTTATTAAAATCCATACTCAAGTACAGAACATTACTTCTAATCTAAATTTGTATAATggagtattttttaaatttattttagaGATCAGCATTTGACACCCATCtaacaaatcaataaataaatgaatagaaaCTAAGCAGAGAGTAGTGGAAAACAGTTATTGTGTCttaaaattaattatttttacgAGGAGAGATTGGCTGTGATTAGGAGTTTGGACACCGCGTCTTCTTTTATTTAAGGGGATGGAACAGAGCAACAATGTGAATAGTCATGACGTGAATATTGTGTTCTGTTTGCATTTAGGGATGACATTAACCTAATGAAAGAGATGAAGCTCAATCATTATCGTTTCTTCATCTCCTGGCCAAGAATTTTACCAAGCGGACGCAAAGGTAATGCACACATTAATTTGGCCGGAGGGATTTGCAAAACATACAGAAATTATTCCACGAATAAAATTAGCTACACAGTACGTAGTCATATTTGGATTTTTGGAAAATAATTAAGGTGTAGATGGATAAACTAACAATTTGTGTGTTGAACGGGCAATCAAAATAATGTACATAGTATTGcaaatgattgtttttgtttggaatATGTGTAAGTATCTTAATTCATGTGATTCGCTTAATCTGTTTTAGGTGAATACATCAATGAAAAAGGAATTAATTACAATGATCTAGTCAACATGTATCATGAGATACagttttgtctgatcattatTTGTGGAACTGCGTTAACATGTTACAGCCCAAAGCAGTAACTGAATCATTCATTTTATGTCTATAATTTGAAATAATGCGTTGTTTTTTAACAAAGGGatggaaataaaaatacatttcaaatcaaATTAATCGATTGTCAAATTATTTTGATGGATTAATATTGTAATTAATATGGCTGTTTCTGGACTCACCATGATGCACTCTGATAAGAAGGAGGCAGTACAGTTGATCCTATTTGCAGGGGATAGGGACCAGGCTGACCTGCAAATAGTGGCTATTTAAATaccttttttttgtaaagcaacTCCAAagttgggtgaaattgttccaaCCTCCTGGTTCGGTTCAATTTTAAGTCCAGCAGTTTTTAGGGTGTATGACTTAATTGTTGGACACGGGATCTGAACATCATTTCTATTTGTTTTACCACAGGCACATGCTAAGGTTTGGCACACATACGACAAGGGATGGAGGAGCAAACAGAAAGGTATGAAGGAAAGGAAAACAGATGATTCATGATGGTCAGATCATTGTCACTGCAAGGCATAAACAACCCATGGTCAattaattttttcacaaattgatACTAAATACTTACTCCGTGAGTGTGTTCATTTATAAATTACTGATAATTAAAGCATTGAAAATGGATTCCTCTTTGACAATGCAATGTTAATGGCTCAGCAAAACACCTTTTTTCTGGTTTGCTGGAAAGTGATGGTTTGGGAGATAGATGGATTCCACCTGACAATATCATGAAACCAAAATAACCCGTGTGCATTCAGGTTTAGTTGGCATCTCGCTGACTGGGGTGAACCAGTTGACACCAGCAACCAGGAAGACATTGAAGCGGCAGAGCGATACATCCAATTCTACCTGGGATGGTTTGCCACACCCATCTTCAATGGAGACTACCCTCAGATTATGAAAGAATACATTGGTATGTCTTAATCACATATTACAATCTATTTActgatactactactactaataataataattatgtttTAAGTATTAATTTGACCTTTATACAATTAGGTTAAGTGTTTGGTCAGCGACAGACATTTACTTTCTTTCTTAGatagtgttaaaaaaaagttcctCATAGTCTTAAATCAgatgattattatttatttatgatggatagatagataagaTAGATGGCTAGATAGAtggctagatagatagatggctaGATAGATAGCtggctagatagatagatataaccCGTGCAACACAACCTGCAAAATGGCCCCAAATATGCTAAATGGTCTACCAAAATAGTTCCCTACATATTTGTAGTATTCAGTTGAAAATAGGTTGACcaaatcattgtattctgtTTACACAATGTCTCAATTTAATTGGTATTAGGGTTTGTATTTGAGAGTCTATTATTTAATTCCTTTTATTCAATCACTGTGGTGGGGTAAAGAGTAAAAATCCAAGCAAACATAAAAAGCTTTCTGTCCCTGTCTAAATACTACTGGAACTAAGTCTATATCTTCCCACCATTAGGCAGGAAGATGTCAGGAtcggatggaaatggagcaggacgaccaagtgcagcttggaccagggtttattgaagaacgcaaactaacagactcggcaactgacaagacttaacaaaacctaacaacgtgactgaccaaaaagacgtgaaacaaaaagacagggcgacattaccaatgacaggaacaggaaccaaaaagacatcatgacatgaacacacaacaatgatccgacggggagtgaggggcagacagtacttatatacacgacaggtaacaagaggcaggtgggaataatcaaactaatcgtgggcacacaggaggggaggggcgagcacacagacagaaaccaagacaaccgacACTTAGTGGAACAGCTGGGGCTAAGGCGTGATAGAATTCTGTCAGGATCGGATGGAAatagagcaggacgaccaagtgcagcttggaccagggtttattgaagaacgcaaactaacagactcggcaactgacatgacttaacaaaacctaacaatgtGACTGACCaagaagacgtgaaacaaaaagacagggtgacattaccaatgacaggaacaggcaccaaaaagacatcatgacatgaacacacaacaatgatccgacggggagtgaggggcagagaggacttatatacacgacaggtaacaagaggcaggtgggaataatataactaatcatgggcacacaggaggggaggggcgagcacacagacagaaaccaaaacAACCGACACTTAGTGGAACAGCTGGGGCTAAGGCGTGACAGAAGAGTGGCCAACAGGGCCTTGGAGCTTCGCGGCTGCCGGTATTATCAGCACAGGAAAAGTGTTACATCAAGGGTACCTGTGACTTCCTGGGCCTCGGCCACTTCACAACTCGTTATGTCACCCAAAAAAGTTATCCATCAAGCATTGGAGACAGCTACTTTGCAGATCGAGACCTGGCGGAGTTGGTTGACCCACAGTGGCCTGACCCTGGCTCTGAATGGCTCTATTCTGTGACCTGGGGCTTTAGACGCTTGTTGAACTTTGTCAAGGTACACAAAATTTGCATTGAGCTGCATTGTAGATGCTTTAATGAATGTACGGCATTTTAAGCAACTCAAATTTTAACAGTCTTTACGATTACACTGAATAAAGTAAGCCACTGTATCATTAGACAAAAACATTACCCAAAAAACGAAAAGTGAAATACTAAAGCCATGTTAAGGACACATGCTTCATACAGTTACATGAATACAAAAGGGTTGATCAATGTTTGccatatttgaaaatatttcctaTAGACTCAGAACAGGAACCCAATGATCTACGTGACAGAAAACGGTGTATCAGAGAAGACACTGTGCACTGACCTCTGTGATGACTGGAGGATGCAGTACTACAAAGACTACATCAATGAGATGCTCAAAGGTGAGTCCACTATACCGAAGCGATTTAAAGTTACACAATATTTCTGTCAACTTTTTCGACTGAtttgtattatagctgtcaAGGACGGGGTAAATGTCAAGGGCTACATTGCCTGGTCACTCCTGGATAACTTTGAGTGGAATGAAGGCTACGCCGAGAGATTTGGCCTCTACTAGTATGTagacttcaaagtcaaagtcagcttaatgtcaatttctccacatgccaaagacacacaaagaaaccgaaatttcgttccccgctatcccacggtgacaagacatggcccacaatagacaatcaagtaaacaagtaaacaacagcgtgctgaataaataatgaataaaaaacacaacaaataaataaataaataggaggagcaaaaaaggagcaagtgagcgtacagcagacattccagaaaatagcgcaacagtgccgcacgctacgcagaagggggtaacgagttcagggtcctaacagcctggagaaagaagctgttggcgagtctggtggtgcgggagcgcaggctcctgtacctcttcccagagggcagaaggtcaaacaaagaatgagctgggtgactcacctCACTCGCAAtcctggttgccttgcgggcgagatgggaagtgtaaatgtcaggaacaaaaacaaaccacgGTACCCAAAGGCTTCAGTCCATTACTATAAACGCATTATCAGCTCTAATGGCTTTCCCAATCAGAGAGAGGTAAACTGCAATAGCACACTTAAGCACATTTAAGATCATTTCCGCTGGAGATCATGCAGCATTAAGTGAGATCTTGTGGTTCATACAGGTGGAGGGTTGGAAGAGGAAAGCAATAGAGACGTGTTCTTCTAGTAACCAGCTCCTGGCAGCAGGTAAGCACAATACAGCACTTTTACAGCAGGGACTGATAAACCAAATGGAACCAAACACAAGCTTGTTTCTTCACTATTTTATGGGGATTTTCTTTGCTTTGCCCCCCCAGCTAGAAGAAAATCCCAGGGAGGTTAGGCACATTCAGGAAAGCAAAAGACTTGGCCAGTTCATGATGAAGTTTAGGTACAAGTGTTGAAATCTCAGATCCACTCGATTCTCGCAGCAGAATTATTTGATTTGCTTACCACTCCATATAAAATATCATATTATATTTCAATATTAACATGAAACATGGATAGGAAtcaagaggattagggccaatgaagaaaaaaaggtAAGTGGGATCCTGATTTTATTCTCAGAAAGTGAGAATTGTGACTTtaatctcagaattctgactttaaagtgagaattgtgACTTTAATGTAGAATCCTCACTTTCTTGCTTTCTGACATTAAAGTCGGAATTTtccactggccctaatcctctttcATAGTCATAATGATATTCAAAAAGCAtttgataaatatatatatttattcctGTTGAATGACTTTGTCTTTAAACATATTAAATACTAGTACATGCAATACAAAATCTTACATTTTATAAACCAAAATATCAGACGTAAACGAATAGACCTTGAATTTTTCCAGTACTCCAAATGCTTAACTATACGCAGTACCAGTTAAATGTTTTGACATACTGTACCTTCTCATTCAATATCATGAGCAATTGTCAACGCTTTTTAATTAGCGAGTCAAAAGATTACAGATACTTAAGGTACATCTGCACCTGTTATGCAATTGAGTGTTATCAAAAAAGCTCATGTTCAGTTATgattcactcgcgcgaactggaagccgtggctgacgggggctgtcctcagactgttgagggccagggacaaggct
This genomic window from Syngnathus scovelli strain Florida chromosome 4, RoL_Ssco_1.2, whole genome shotgun sequence contains:
- the LOC125966812 gene encoding lactase-like protein gives rise to the protein QKSGQQGLGASRLPVLSAQEKCYIKGTCDFLGLGHFTTRYVTQKSYPSSIGDSYFADRDLAELVDPQWPDPGSEWLYSVTWGFRRLLNFVKTQNRNPMIYVTENGVSEKTLCTDLCDDWRMQYYKDYINEMLKAVKDGVNVKGYIAWSLLDNFEWNEGYAERFGLY